attaaaagctgtcagaaaattaagaaactccggagtgatagcgttggactatgtccatacggctaagaatctggcagatccctttacgaaagggctatcacgtgttgtgatagataatgcatcgagggagatgggtatgagacccacatgagttgccatggtagtaacccaacctatgtgatcggagatcccgtgaattaggacctgggaaaacaagccagtggtgaactgaggagagtaactatactaacccactccgttggagatgcaatactctcgatactgtatggtaggatgactactgtcttaatgtgttccGAAGCTTATATAAGCAAGATGTTATCCTACAGAgtgatctttggaggaacacacctatatgagtccgactgctggtcacagtctatgagattggggtgatctctagtaagctcatgaataggccaggagtgtgacttatatgctccacccgaggggtcaGCCTTCGGCAGCCCAGTACTAGTGAGACATGTGGTGAAACTTCTttacgccaaactgacaattcaaggcatagtccattgttcagttgtgaaggagtgtagctacttgctctaggtgaagctcaaccttaacaggtcttcactgaaacactggtatatcgaaacagtaattggaacagaggacacaatgggccctcgagatctggtgggggattgctgaaatttgagatgggctctaggcccatgtagcaatttctgaaaaatctctaagggcccatgtgggttatatggcactaggtgtagtgggaagtttagtcccaccccgaaagtggaagaggagttggacctccttataagggtttctcttctacatgctattggagcttgagaagagaagaggccctcgcgcactcctcctccgccgcccgcctcgccacgccacgccacgcctcgtcacgacgcgccgcgggttgcgggattgagccgagccgagcttacacctacgcgcttatttttgccagtcactaacggagagttctctgacagctgggccacgatctgagacgtcggatcgtgggctgtcacggactcggacgtgggtcgagcccacgtctctccacgcggctgcgcctataagtgtgcggtgtctcctaaccctagccgccacgaacagatcacatctgctccacACCCACCGTTgttcccttgctgctgctgccgccagTGACTCCATCCCAtccgccgcgtacacggtcgacgggagagcaggtctccgaaaccacgcccttctggttcctgtacggggtgaggggcgaataggtttttgggcagcgattacgcgactgctcacttccgatcgtctacttcctctacgtccgcgtcgccttcatcatcaccatgtccaccgacgccgaacgtgccgccgccgagaaagctgaagctgacaagaaggccgccgaggacgccgctgctgccaccaaagccgcggcctctgcatggcctactggagggtataactcgtttatcccgctcctactgttttctgttttagccatgctagcgttGTACGTAGATCTTTCTGCTATTAGCATAGTATGTGCTAGTttgactgaatatcagtatgcgatcatatgtgtcaatgccatgctagtgatttactcgtggattaatttaatcgagaaattgcctatttactcaacaTTTGGCGATGTTTCGTGCTCATGTACAAGAGTTTCGCAAGATAGTAAAATTGTTTCATGCGGAAACATAAATGATGTGTTTGGCTACCTGCATCAAGTCCATACAGACCCGCTGGATGCAGTTGTTTCCATTTTCGGCCTGTTTGGTTGTGGGCAAACATTATTGGGCCTACACCGCACGCTGCTCAAAGCACCTCTAGGCCTGGCTATGGAGTAACGCTGGAATTGAGCTTGAGCCAGGCCCGAGCGATGTTGCACCTCCCTAATCACCTTCACATGATACCTTCTAAGCTATACAACGGCGCTTCGGTTCGAAATAAGCTCTACAAGAAAAAATACACATCAATGTTGTTGTTCCATTCAGACGATCGGTTCCTAATTTCTTGGACTGTATATCTTGAATTTCATGCTAATGTTTAGAGATTTTTTAGACAAATTTCGGCAAAATCTTCGCACCCAGTTGACCGTTTGGAAATTTTCTTTGACCACTAGCTTCATCTTGTTGTTTCACATGACTCTTGTGTTGCACATTTTATGTTTCGACAATCGTGGACGAGTAGATCTACATCTCATGTTATACCACACAAACGTGTTCATGTGCCTATGTTATGAAAACCGATGAATTCTAGCAAAATCGTCGCACCCGGTCAACTGTTTGAAATTTTCTTTGGCCACTAGGTTCATTTCGCTATTTCACACGACTTTCAAGCTGCATGTTTATGTTTCGATAATGGTGGACGAGTAGATCTACATCTCCTATTATACCACACAAACATGTTCATGTGAGCATGTTATGAGAACCGATGAATTTTGGCAAAATCTTCGCATCCGGTCGACCGTTTGAAATTTCCTTTGACCACAAGCTTCATCTCGCCGTTTCACACAATTTTTCTATTGGATGCTTTCTGTTTTGACGGTCGTAGACGAGTAGATCTTCGTCTCCCTACTGATTGTACATACTGTCACACCTGGGCGTCAGGAAAATGATTCACGCCCAGTTGGTTTCGTGACCGTTGGATGAGCATCCGTGGGCTGCCACACCTTCTTCTACCTCCAATTGGCCTTCTCTTCTTTCTTCGGCACCCTGTTTCTGCTCTAGGTAAGTTCACCACGTGAATAAGAGATGAGATTAATCTTTTGTGCATTCACAACCAAACAACATCATGTCGCATCTGAGGAGAAAATGCTGGCAAGCAGACAatcgtgtgtgtgtgtttcttCTCAGCATGGCTGAGGAGGATGCAGGTAACCAAACAACCTGCACAACGTGGTTTAAACAATCTGCGCCTTGTATTCACCTAGCCAGGCCCAACTCAGCCAGGCTCACCGGAAACAAGAAAATGATGCGGGTAACCAAACACGCCAAAAGTATATGCATCATGTGTTGAATTTTTTTTTTTGGCAAGAAGGTTCGTTGTTTAAACAGGTGTTATCTTCCCTGTAACCAAAATTATGAGGTTGTCTGGTTTGTGGCTAATAGGTTTGCCTTTGATTGCCGCACCTAAGGCAAGGCAAGTTTGAAAAACTTAAGGGTTGTTTGGTTCACTTAGACAAGATGCTTTTTCACATACATTTTGCCACGCCTAAGGCAAGGCAAGTTTGACAAACTTAGAGGTTGTTTGGTTCACTTAGACAAGATGCTTTTTCACATACATTCAAAAGGTGTGACAAGATCTCTTTAGGCATGCCAACTTGTAGCTCCAATTTTATTGAACTAACCTTAGCTAAGTTTGGCAAATAATGTGTGACAAAATGTGCATTACAAGGCCTAGAACCAAACAGTCCCTAGCCTGTAGTTCAACCACAGGACAAAACTTTTCTATGTTCTATTTCTATATACAAGAAGAAAAAAGCCTAGTTTCATCAATAAAGCTTATTATAAATCAAGCGCATCAAATACTCCCTATGTCTCATAATATAAGATCTTATGGCATCCAAGCGAGTATATTGGATGCAATAAGATCtcacattatgggacggagggaataGATGTTTGGTGCAGTTTTACAGGGTTCTTCTAAAAGTACAAACTGAAAATTATTAAGAAAGGCAAATTTTTAGCCAGGAATGTTTGAACGAGAATGTTAATTGAATATACATCCCAGCAAAGATCGAGTACATTGCCCTTCAGCATTGTGCGAAAGTTAACTCTCCAGGATATCTCAGTATGTAAAGCCCTCATGACTTGGCACTGTGCTGAACTTTCTGGCTACTGTTGCAAGCAAAGTCAGTCAAATCTGTCAATCCTAATTTCATCGCACTAGATCGAACTTGTACTGATCAAAGTGACAGTTATGGACATATGAGCCTTAACTAGATCTTGACATTACGCTTTTGGACTTTTGCCTTCTCAGCATCAATGATAGACTCAACCTGTTTAACAGCATCCTCAAGCTTCCCTTCAGCATTGACTACAACGTAGTCAAAATATTTCATCCGCCTCACCTCCTCTCTGGCTGTTGCAATTCTGACAAGAAGCATGTCTGTAGTTTCAGTTTTACGTTGAATGAGCCTTTTGACAAGTGCCTCCTCGCTCTCTGCAACTAAAAAGATGAAAATTGCAGATTCGCCAAGTATCTCTCTCAAAGTTGCTGCTCCTTGAATGTCGACTCTCAAGACAATGTCATGTCCTTTGGCCATGTAATCACGGATCTGCATGTCAAAGTACTAAATATGAGTACTTAAGCCAGATGGTTCTATGAACTTTGCTAGTCATAAAACTGATATGATCAAATTGAGTTTCATGTGCCCTTTAGCTTAAAATGTTTGTGTTGTGAAGTTGGGTTTGGCGACATTTTGATAGGAAAACTAGTATTCCACTGTCTAGAGCATTTCTATTACTTAAACCTTACCATCACAAACAAACAGGACAAGTAACCAAATGATATATGGTGTGCAGTTATCACACAATAGTACAAGGAACTGGAGAAGAAACACAAGCAAAAAACATGTGCCTACAGCTGAGAATTGGCATCAGTAGGTTCGACAATCTACACTATGGTTGAAGCTGTGTCACAGCTATAAATATACAGCATAATTGCTGATACCGTTTACACGGCTGTAAATATTTGCAAACGTTATAAGCTTATATCTATATAATTTTCATGCAATCAACCAAACATGTGTTTGCAGACAATTCATATTATACTTTGGTCATCAACCCAACAACAGATGCTGGACAATTCTGGTTTCTGTAAGACGAATATGAGCAGCCTTCTTGTTCTAGTAGTAAACTAAATTGATTGACAGAGATATAGAACAAGACTGGTTTAGATACAATGTAGAAAAGGTGAAGTAGCACACCTGCTGCTTGGGAATCCCCTTGTATTCCCCATAAACAAGCGCGTACTCAAGCAACTCCTCCCTTTCAATCATGGTTAGGAACGCCTCCTTGGTGACAAAGTGATAGTCCTTCCCATCAACTTCACCCGGCCGAATTGCCCTGCTCGTCGCGGTAACAACAAAATGGATCTCTTCCCTCTCCTCTTGCAGCCTCTGGTGAACAATTCAAACCCGACATTTTAAAGCCGAACACGCAACCAAACAAACACCAAGGCCGCATTACAAGAAGGGTAGGGGTTGCGCGGCATCACCTTGATGACTGCATCCTTCCCGACACCGCTCGGGCCACTGATGACGAGGATcatcggctccggcggcggcgccaGCGGCTCGGAGCTAAACGTGGTGCCCagcgccgcctccagcccccggAACAGCTGATCCTACAATGCCATATCACAACAAACACCTCAATAAGCTTTAGGTGGAGGTGAGAGAAATCTGACAGCCACGGGAACATGGAATCAGATCAATACCTTGTCGGAGAAGGAcggaggcggcggaggaggcggcggcgggagacGGGAAGAGTGGTGCCacccagaggaggaggaggacatgaGGCGGCGTGGCAGGGGGCGAGGGGGCGGAGGGGCCCGGGGTGGAAGGGGGCATCTCGCAAGGAAGGCGGAACGAGCGAGGGCGGAGGAGAACCGCCGGGAGAGAAGCATCGGGAAGGTTGCGCGACGAGAGGAAGGGGGGTGCGGAGAGGGGCGGAGGATGTGGGGATTGCTGGATTGGAAAGGGAGACGAAGGAGGAGAGGGTTTGAGGGGTTTTGACGGCAGCGACCGATGAGATTCGTGTTAGTCAGATCATTATGTTCGTGAGGGCAAGCGCGTGTATACTAGTGTGACATCAGGCCATCTCTAATGCTAATCCTCAAATCGTCTGCATGGATTCGAACCAAACACAGTACTCTATTGGTCCATGAAAAGGTACCCGACGCAGCAAACTCGACACCGTATCAAGGCAGAGCCCCCTTCAAtcttcgtcgccgtcgccgctccaCCACCCCTCCTCCCATGCCGCCCACGGACGTCGAGTCACCAGATTCCACCCAAGCCGCCCCGCCGCAGCTAGCACGCCACCACCATCCCGCAGACCTCTCGTGCAACCACCGCCGCTTCGCCACCCTCCCTCCCTCAGCGTAGCCGAGCGCCTCCCTATCACCGCGCCCCACGCACGCATTACACCCTCATCAACTTGCTGCCACCCGCGTTGCGACCCACCAGCCGAGGGAGGGGGAATGGCCatgctgccgccaccgccaaccAGCAGCCGCGCCCAAGGAGATGCAAGGGAGGCATGAGGGCCAGGTCGAGCTAGGGCTCACCTATCGCCGCTCGCGGGATCGACAGGGGCAAGGGggctttttttggggggggggggggaaggaggGGGGTCTTCAAACTTGGGTACCCAGAGGGACTAGTCGAAGATTTGCAACTCGACAACTATCAATTTCTAGATCTAATATGTAGATAACAACAATTGATATGGATTGAAGGAAGTACAACTTCCATAGTGTGACTCGTTCGCTTATAGATTAACAAAATTGATAAAATTGTAAGTATAACTACCCATGAAGTTTTATGCTTAGATCTCTGCGTAATGTATTCTGAgactttcttcttcttttttgcgggGAAAAGGAATTCCTATTGCTCAAGGAGGCTTCTCGGCGAGAGCCAGGTTTACAACAAAGTCCATCCCGGCAGTAAGCCAGACTGTTGTGCGCGGAGTGCTACGGCCATAGGCGGCCAGCTCATGACTAATCTTGTTCTGCAGACGGCTACAAAGAGTAAAAGAGATCTCCCTAGCATCGCTTCCAGCCAACCTACGAATCTCCTCTATAAGTGCACGATGTGACGTTCTATCCATCTCGCGCGCTATACTCATCAACACCGCCTCCGCGCTATCCAACTCAACCAGAATAGGTAGATTAGATCGGTGCAAGGCCAACTCCAAGCCTTCTCTGCATGCTGCTAGCTCCGCCTCTATTCCGAGACTTTCTAGTTGAGTTGTATTTTGTAACTTTTGCAGGTTGgatttgccgtctgctttttctttgtcgtctgctggctgatggcaaagaaggtctttgccgtccgcttacagaaaacggacggcaaagaactggctgatgacaaagaaggtctttgtcgtcaaccatttgccgtcagctggcggaccgcaaagagagaggtgggccccactaacgagTTGCATCGAAAAAACCTAACgccccccctctttgccgtctgctagcagacggcaaagagcaaaaaagcggacgacaaaggagggcggacggcaaagagttgaCCTAACTAACGGGCCGAGCCCCACCCCGgccgcctctctctctctctctcgtcctCTCTCCCCGACGACCAGCCGCCAcccccttgccccgtcgcccctcgCCCTGTCGCCTCGCACCCCTCCCCTGCGGCGCCCCGACCTCCaacgcgcccccgccgccccttCCATGTCGTCCAGCCGCGCCGCGGCCGTCcagccgccccgccccctcccctgCGTCGCCCCCCGCCCCGTGCCGCCACTGTCCGGCCTCGCCCTCCACcgagccgccgcctcctccagcggCCGCCCTCCCATCCatcggccgccccgcgcctcctccaccggcgatccccTGCAGGTGAGTTCTTCCCCCCTTTTTTTAGTTTAGGCTTTTTTAGtttcttttagtttagttttagttttagtttcagtttatttttagtttagttttagtttagtttattttagattagttttagttttagtttagaagaagaagaagagtagaaggaggaggagggaggaagaggaggagggagaagaagaagaagaagaagtgatgtagggtggaaccctagatggccgatctttcacgaaaggagcggatccctacgaagaatgTGACGAACACGAGGGGTAACATgagggaaacacgagaggaacacgagaggaaacacaagagaatcactcaaaccaacaagattcgattacacatgcgctagatccaagaacacatAGAGAGATACccgatccacgatcaacaaaggacgatacaaagggtaaccggttcttctccgtgaggaggtcttgatgggggtcttctccgtgaggaggtcttgaatccaaggggatcttctctgtagaggggtcgcggtctctctcgtgaagtagatccgtaatggatgagcaatgctctatctcaaatgtgctaaaccaatgctaaccctagaaagatgggggagaaggagtatatatagtctagagggtcgaaggggtacacgggcttcggctctttactgtgcgcagacaggggggccggatgtccgggccttcccgaggggccggatgtcgggcttggcggccggatgtccgggctggagggtttagctactgtagtttctgtcgcgtggcgccggatgtccgggcgaggggccggatttccggggcttcgggaggggccggatgtccggggcctggaaggtgaacttgccttcttccgttggttctcttcatccatggacttggtggcttgtccgtcttcacgtgcatcttcgtgagggtcctcttgacacctgatcatgcatagcatatcggacttaggtagtagccatgtctcgagtggatcatatgcgatatcactaaggaaggaagtcacctcatTCTCGAGatctctagctcgtgctcgtgtcatgggtcctcttggctcttgatgagacgatggtaggtccatggggatgatcgtaggatgctccgcatcatctcccctcccttgggaaagatccgacctcggatcaaaatcctcatcaccatggtacggggagagatctttgatgttgaagatgtcgctcacggagtacttgtcgcgtgggatgtcgatcttgtatgcgttgttgttgtagcgtgcaagcaccttgaagggtccatccgctcggggtagtagcttggacttgcgttccttggggaagcgatccttgcgaaggtgtagccacacaagatctccaacattgaacatcatgggttgcttgttgacgttgagcttggtcgcgagtcgttgtacttggcgctcgatggtgttccttgtatcttcatgcatcttcttggggaagttgactcgggcactcgcgtccatgtttgtgcgctcttgtagcggtagaggtagaatgtccaatggagaCAATGGGTTGAATCCATAGATGACTTCGAAGGGGGACTtcccggtagtcgaatgtcttgcacgattgtaggcgtactcggcaaTGGGTAGGCACACCTCCCACTCcatgatgttcttctttatcaacacgcatagtagagtggagagcgtgcagttggtcacctccgtttggccgtcggtttgtggatggtatgccgaagagaacaaaagcttgattccgagcttggcgcacaatgtcttccaaaagtaactcaagaacttgacgtcgcggtccgagacagtcgtctttggcactccatgaaggcgca
This genomic window from Aegilops tauschii subsp. strangulata cultivar AL8/78 chromosome 4, Aet v6.0, whole genome shotgun sequence contains:
- the LOC109769721 gene encoding guanylate kinase 2, chloroplastic/mitochondrial; this translates as MLLSRRFSSALARSAFLARCPLPPRAPPPPRPLPRRLMSSSSSGWHHSSRLPPPPPPPPPSFSDKDQLFRGLEAALGTTFSSEPLAPPPEPMILVISGPSGVGKDAVIKRLQEEREEIHFVVTATSRAIRPGEVDGKDYHFVTKEAFLTMIEREELLEYALVYGEYKGIPKQQIRDYMAKGHDIVLRVDIQGAATLREILGESAIFIFLVAESEEALVKRLIQRKTETTDMLLVRIATAREEVRRMKYFDYVVVNAEGKLEDAVKQVESIIDAEKAKVQKRNVKI